The genomic DNA GAGCTTGTACTCCCGGGCCAGGTCCAGTCCTTCTTTGACATGCGATGCCACGACGAGGCTGCTGAGCTGAGGCGACAGCATGTCGTGGCGATTTCCATGGCCCATCTGGTTTTCAATATAGTAGTCCGGTTTGAGAAGTTTTCCGATATCGTGGTAGTAACAACAGACCCGGGCCAGCAGGGGACTCTCGCCCACCGCTTCCGTCGCGGCCTCGGCCAGATTGCTCACCATCATGCTGTGATAATAGGTTCCCGGGGCCTGGATCGAAAGCCGCCTCAGGAGGGGATGATTTAAATCCAAGAGCTCCAGCAGCCGAATATCCGTGGTAATGGTGAAAAGGAATTCCAGTCCCGGGAGGAATCCGGATACGATCAGGCCCGACAGCAGACCCCCACCCGCACCGAAGAGCAGATCCAAGACGGACTTGAGATTCAGTTGGGTCGCCTCGTAGAAATTGATCGCGGCCACGAGGACCACGTTCACGATGCTGACCGCCAAACCGGCCCGAAGGAGCTGGGTCCGCCGGTGACAGGTGATCACGCTGAACACGGCCACGACGCTCCCCACAAACGAATACAGGGTGAATAACGGCTCCTCCGGCACGACGATCCCCATCATCAGACTCATCACGAAGGAAAAAATCAAGCCCATGTGGGTGTCGAACAGGAGGGTGCTCAGCATGGCTCCGGCCGCCACCGGAATCGCGTACACGATCGAGGCGGGATCGACCGTAGGAAATTTATCGGCGAAGGCCGTCAGAAGAAAATAGGAAAACTTGGACACCGCAATCGTTCCGGCCAGGAGGATTCCCAGGAGAAGCAATTTCGACAGATCGCGAGTCATGGGCGCACGGTAACGGCGGATATCCAGATAAAAAATCGCCAGGATCGCCGTGACCATAATGAGCAGCCCGACCAGGACGCGCAGAACCAGCCCCCCATTCCGGTATTTTGAAAGTTCCTCCAGGAGCGGTCGATCCTCGTAGGCCACCCGATCGCCGGCCCGGAAGAGAAACTCTCCCTTTTTGACCTTGTAGTAGAGCGGTTTGACCGAGGCGCGTGCCGACTGTTGGCGGGATTCCGTTTCGCTCCTGTTCAGTGTTACGTTGGGTATCAGCAACCGGGAAACCAGCTCCCCGATTGCGGTCGCTTTGGAGGGATCGTCCGGAAAGGCTTGCACCGACCCATCCCGCGCCAGCGACTGGGCTTCCTTGAGGTCCGGAATGGACAGGACATTCTTGACGAATTGTTCCTTCCGCTCCCCGACCGTCCGGATCACGATTCCCCGGTCTTTCTCGCCGTTGGCGAAGGTCCGGTTGGAAATAATTCCGCGGTCCATCACGGAACGCAAAGACTGCCGCACTTGGCTTTCCAGATCCTGCCCGTATCCGCCGCTTCTCAGAAAAGCCAGGGTCGGGGACCCCAGACGAAGACCGATCTTTTGCTGGAACTCCTGGTCCATGGCCGCGGCGATCCGCCTGAGCCGATCGGGCTCCGTACGGGCCCGCAGGTCCCGTGCCGCCAAAAAGGCCTTCGCCACCTTTTGGTCCAAAACCTCGACGGCCCCGAGATCCGAATCGTAGACCACGGGAACGGCCGCCTCCGCTTGATGTTGCGCCTCCTGGGTGGCATCGATGTCCAGTAACTCCAGATTGGTCGGGGCCTTGATATCCCGGGAGATGATTTCTCCAATGGTCAACTCGGGCGAGAAGAACAAAAGATACGGCGCCAGGAGGTACACCACAACCAGCACAACGATCGCACCCAAGGCATAGCCCTGGTAGACGGGGTCTCGATAGCGGGGACCGTCCTTATTTTCT from Nitrospiria bacterium includes the following:
- a CDS encoding HDIG domain-containing protein, producing MEEEKENKDGPRYRDPVYQGYALGAIVVLVVVYLLAPYLLFFSPELTIGEIISRDIKAPTNLELLDIDATQEAQHQAEAAVPVVYDSDLGAVEVLDQKVAKAFLAARDLRARTEPDRLRRIAAAMDQEFQQKIGLRLGSPTLAFLRSGGYGQDLESQVRQSLRSVMDRGIISNRTFANGEKDRGIVIRTVGERKEQFVKNVLSIPDLKEAQSLARDGSVQAFPDDPSKATAIGELVSRLLIPNVTLNRSETESRQQSARASVKPLYYKVKKGEFLFRAGDRVAYEDRPLLEELSKYRNGGLVLRVLVGLLIMVTAILAIFYLDIRRYRAPMTRDLSKLLLLGILLAGTIAVSKFSYFLLTAFADKFPTVDPASIVYAIPVAAGAMLSTLLFDTHMGLIFSFVMSLMMGIVVPEEPLFTLYSFVGSVVAVFSVITCHRRTQLLRAGLAVSIVNVVLVAAINFYEATQLNLKSVLDLLFGAGGGLLSGLIVSGFLPGLEFLFTITTDIRLLELLDLNHPLLRRLSIQAPGTYYHSMMVSNLAEAATEAVGESPLLARVCCYYHDIGKLLKPDYYIENQMGHGNRHDMLSPQLSSLVVASHVKEGLDLAREYKLPQAILDIIPQHHGTRLMTYFYNRAQKNRAPDQPPIDEIDFRYPGPRPQTKIAAIIMLADGVEAASRVLDNPTQGRISALVEKMVTTIYLDGQLSESDLTLKDLQTIQQSFVKVLTGQFHQRIEYPGMGLPNYGESEYEDSDRQPATPHSPADRNLQDVGRKGSSQTGPA